From Aptenodytes patagonicus chromosome 1, bAptPat1.pri.cur, whole genome shotgun sequence, one genomic window encodes:
- the PIGA gene encoding phosphatidylinositol N-acetylglucosaminyltransferase subunit A isoform X2 codes for MAAGALAGGAHSVCMVSDFFYPNMGGVESHVYQVSQCLIERGHKVLVVTHAYGRRKGVRYLTNGLKVYYLPLKVMYNQSTATTLFHSLPLLRYIFVRERVTIVHAHSSFSAMAHDALFHAKTMGLRTVFTDHSLFGFADVSSVLTNKLLTVSLCDTNHIICVSYTSKENTVLRAALDPRIVSVIPNAVDPTDFTPDPSRRDDSTITIVVISRLVYRKGIDLLSGIIPELCQKYPELHFLVGGEGPKRIVLEEVRERYQLHDRVRLLGALEHQDVRNVLVQGHIFLNTSLTEAFCMAIVEAASCGLQVVSTRVGGIPEVLPENLIILCEPSVKSLCDGLEKAIAQLRSGTLPSPETVHNKVKTFYTWRNVAERTEKVYDRVADEVVLPMDERLNRLMSHCGPVTGCIFALLAVLNFLFLAFLRWMTPDSIIDVAIDATGPKGAWTKQYFWGKKGRVKEELPSS; via the exons ATGGCGGCCGGGGCCCTGGCGGGGGGGGCGCACAGCGTCTGCATGGTGTCGGACTTCTTCTACCCCAACATGGGGGGCGTGGAGAGCCACGTGTACCAGGTGTCGCAGTGCCTCATCGAGCGGGGCCACAAGGTCCTGGTGGTCACCCACGCCTACGGCCGCCGCAAGGGCGTCCGCTACCTCACCAACGGGCTGAAAGTCTACTACTTGCCCCTGAAGGTAATGTACAACCAGTCCACGGCGACGACGCTCTTCCACAGCCTGCCCCTGCTCAGGTACATATTTGTGCGGGAGAGGGTCACCATCGTCCACGCCCACAGCTCCTTCTCCGCCATGGCCCACGACGCCCTCTTCCACGCCAAGACCATGGGGCTGCGGACGGTCTTCACGGACCACTCCCTCTTTGGGTTTGCGGATGTCAGCTCGGTGCTTACCAACAAACTTCTGACGGTGTCCCTGTGCGATACGAACCACATCATCTGTGTCTCCTACACGAGTAAGGAAAACACGGTGCTGCGAGCAGCTTTGGACCCTCGGATAGTCTCTGTCATCCCCAACGCTGTCGATCCCACCGACTTCACGCCGGACCCGTCAAGGAGGGATGACAGTACAATAACAATTGTTGTTATCAGCAGACTTGTTTACAGAAAAG GTATAGATTTGCTTAGTGGTATAATTCCTGAGCTCTGTCAGAAATATCCAGAGTTACATTTCTTAGTTGGAGGAGAAGGACCAAAACGAATCGTACTGGAAGAAGTCCGGGAAAGATACCAGCTACATGACAG GGTACGTCTCCTAGGAGCCTTGGAACACCAGGATGTTAGAAATGTTCTAGTCCAGGGGCACATTTTTCTCAACACTTCCCTCACTGAGGCCTTTTGTATGGCAATTGTGGAAGCAGCAAGCTGTGGTTtacag gtGGTGAGTACAAGAGTTGGCGGGATTCCTGAGGTGCTTCCagaaaatctcattattttatgTGAACCTTCCGTGAAATCTTTGTGTGATGGATTAGAAAAAGCTATTGCCCAGCTCAGATCAGGAACACTACCATCTCCAGAAACTGTTCATAATAAAGTAAAGACATTTTATACATGGAGGAATGTAGCAGAGAGAACTGAGAAA GTGTATGACAGGGTTGCGGATGAAGTGGTTTTACCGATGGATGAGCGACTTAACAGACTAATGTCTCACTGTGGCCCAGTGACTGGGTGTATTTTTGCTCTTTTGGCTGTTCTGAACTTCCTTTTCTTGGCGTTTCTGAGGTGGATGACGCCAGATTCCATTATTGATGTTGCAATAGATGCCACGGGACCTAAAGGTGCATGGACTAAACAGtatttttgggggaaaaaaggaagagttaaaGAAGAACTTCCAAGCTCCTAA
- the PIGA gene encoding phosphatidylinositol N-acetylglucosaminyltransferase subunit A isoform X1: MAPCGSPGRSGPGMAAGALAGGAHSVCMVSDFFYPNMGGVESHVYQVSQCLIERGHKVLVVTHAYGRRKGVRYLTNGLKVYYLPLKVMYNQSTATTLFHSLPLLRYIFVRERVTIVHAHSSFSAMAHDALFHAKTMGLRTVFTDHSLFGFADVSSVLTNKLLTVSLCDTNHIICVSYTSKENTVLRAALDPRIVSVIPNAVDPTDFTPDPSRRDDSTITIVVISRLVYRKGIDLLSGIIPELCQKYPELHFLVGGEGPKRIVLEEVRERYQLHDRVRLLGALEHQDVRNVLVQGHIFLNTSLTEAFCMAIVEAASCGLQVVSTRVGGIPEVLPENLIILCEPSVKSLCDGLEKAIAQLRSGTLPSPETVHNKVKTFYTWRNVAERTEKVYDRVADEVVLPMDERLNRLMSHCGPVTGCIFALLAVLNFLFLAFLRWMTPDSIIDVAIDATGPKGAWTKQYFWGKKGRVKEELPSS; the protein is encoded by the exons ATGGCACCTTGTGGTTCCCCCGGCAGGAGCGGGCCCGGGATGGCGGCCGGGGCCCTGGCGGGGGGGGCGCACAGCGTCTGCATGGTGTCGGACTTCTTCTACCCCAACATGGGGGGCGTGGAGAGCCACGTGTACCAGGTGTCGCAGTGCCTCATCGAGCGGGGCCACAAGGTCCTGGTGGTCACCCACGCCTACGGCCGCCGCAAGGGCGTCCGCTACCTCACCAACGGGCTGAAAGTCTACTACTTGCCCCTGAAGGTAATGTACAACCAGTCCACGGCGACGACGCTCTTCCACAGCCTGCCCCTGCTCAGGTACATATTTGTGCGGGAGAGGGTCACCATCGTCCACGCCCACAGCTCCTTCTCCGCCATGGCCCACGACGCCCTCTTCCACGCCAAGACCATGGGGCTGCGGACGGTCTTCACGGACCACTCCCTCTTTGGGTTTGCGGATGTCAGCTCGGTGCTTACCAACAAACTTCTGACGGTGTCCCTGTGCGATACGAACCACATCATCTGTGTCTCCTACACGAGTAAGGAAAACACGGTGCTGCGAGCAGCTTTGGACCCTCGGATAGTCTCTGTCATCCCCAACGCTGTCGATCCCACCGACTTCACGCCGGACCCGTCAAGGAGGGATGACAGTACAATAACAATTGTTGTTATCAGCAGACTTGTTTACAGAAAAG GTATAGATTTGCTTAGTGGTATAATTCCTGAGCTCTGTCAGAAATATCCAGAGTTACATTTCTTAGTTGGAGGAGAAGGACCAAAACGAATCGTACTGGAAGAAGTCCGGGAAAGATACCAGCTACATGACAG GGTACGTCTCCTAGGAGCCTTGGAACACCAGGATGTTAGAAATGTTCTAGTCCAGGGGCACATTTTTCTCAACACTTCCCTCACTGAGGCCTTTTGTATGGCAATTGTGGAAGCAGCAAGCTGTGGTTtacag gtGGTGAGTACAAGAGTTGGCGGGATTCCTGAGGTGCTTCCagaaaatctcattattttatgTGAACCTTCCGTGAAATCTTTGTGTGATGGATTAGAAAAAGCTATTGCCCAGCTCAGATCAGGAACACTACCATCTCCAGAAACTGTTCATAATAAAGTAAAGACATTTTATACATGGAGGAATGTAGCAGAGAGAACTGAGAAA GTGTATGACAGGGTTGCGGATGAAGTGGTTTTACCGATGGATGAGCGACTTAACAGACTAATGTCTCACTGTGGCCCAGTGACTGGGTGTATTTTTGCTCTTTTGGCTGTTCTGAACTTCCTTTTCTTGGCGTTTCTGAGGTGGATGACGCCAGATTCCATTATTGATGTTGCAATAGATGCCACGGGACCTAAAGGTGCATGGACTAAACAGtatttttgggggaaaaaaggaagagttaaaGAAGAACTTCCAAGCTCCTAA
- the PIGA gene encoding phosphatidylinositol N-acetylglucosaminyltransferase subunit A isoform X3, with the protein MYNQSTATTLFHSLPLLRYIFVRERVTIVHAHSSFSAMAHDALFHAKTMGLRTVFTDHSLFGFADVSSVLTNKLLTVSLCDTNHIICVSYTSKENTVLRAALDPRIVSVIPNAVDPTDFTPDPSRRDDSTITIVVISRLVYRKGIDLLSGIIPELCQKYPELHFLVGGEGPKRIVLEEVRERYQLHDRVRLLGALEHQDVRNVLVQGHIFLNTSLTEAFCMAIVEAASCGLQVVSTRVGGIPEVLPENLIILCEPSVKSLCDGLEKAIAQLRSGTLPSPETVHNKVKTFYTWRNVAERTEKVYDRVADEVVLPMDERLNRLMSHCGPVTGCIFALLAVLNFLFLAFLRWMTPDSIIDVAIDATGPKGAWTKQYFWGKKGRVKEELPSS; encoded by the exons ATGTACAACCAGTCCACGGCGACGACGCTCTTCCACAGCCTGCCCCTGCTCAGGTACATATTTGTGCGGGAGAGGGTCACCATCGTCCACGCCCACAGCTCCTTCTCCGCCATGGCCCACGACGCCCTCTTCCACGCCAAGACCATGGGGCTGCGGACGGTCTTCACGGACCACTCCCTCTTTGGGTTTGCGGATGTCAGCTCGGTGCTTACCAACAAACTTCTGACGGTGTCCCTGTGCGATACGAACCACATCATCTGTGTCTCCTACACGAGTAAGGAAAACACGGTGCTGCGAGCAGCTTTGGACCCTCGGATAGTCTCTGTCATCCCCAACGCTGTCGATCCCACCGACTTCACGCCGGACCCGTCAAGGAGGGATGACAGTACAATAACAATTGTTGTTATCAGCAGACTTGTTTACAGAAAAG GTATAGATTTGCTTAGTGGTATAATTCCTGAGCTCTGTCAGAAATATCCAGAGTTACATTTCTTAGTTGGAGGAGAAGGACCAAAACGAATCGTACTGGAAGAAGTCCGGGAAAGATACCAGCTACATGACAG GGTACGTCTCCTAGGAGCCTTGGAACACCAGGATGTTAGAAATGTTCTAGTCCAGGGGCACATTTTTCTCAACACTTCCCTCACTGAGGCCTTTTGTATGGCAATTGTGGAAGCAGCAAGCTGTGGTTtacag gtGGTGAGTACAAGAGTTGGCGGGATTCCTGAGGTGCTTCCagaaaatctcattattttatgTGAACCTTCCGTGAAATCTTTGTGTGATGGATTAGAAAAAGCTATTGCCCAGCTCAGATCAGGAACACTACCATCTCCAGAAACTGTTCATAATAAAGTAAAGACATTTTATACATGGAGGAATGTAGCAGAGAGAACTGAGAAA GTGTATGACAGGGTTGCGGATGAAGTGGTTTTACCGATGGATGAGCGACTTAACAGACTAATGTCTCACTGTGGCCCAGTGACTGGGTGTATTTTTGCTCTTTTGGCTGTTCTGAACTTCCTTTTCTTGGCGTTTCTGAGGTGGATGACGCCAGATTCCATTATTGATGTTGCAATAGATGCCACGGGACCTAAAGGTGCATGGACTAAACAGtatttttgggggaaaaaaggaagagttaaaGAAGAACTTCCAAGCTCCTAA
- the PIGA gene encoding phosphatidylinositol N-acetylglucosaminyltransferase subunit A isoform X4, with protein MAHDALFHAKTMGLRTVFTDHSLFGFADVSSVLTNKLLTVSLCDTNHIICVSYTSKENTVLRAALDPRIVSVIPNAVDPTDFTPDPSRRDDSTITIVVISRLVYRKGIDLLSGIIPELCQKYPELHFLVGGEGPKRIVLEEVRERYQLHDRVRLLGALEHQDVRNVLVQGHIFLNTSLTEAFCMAIVEAASCGLQVVSTRVGGIPEVLPENLIILCEPSVKSLCDGLEKAIAQLRSGTLPSPETVHNKVKTFYTWRNVAERTEKVYDRVADEVVLPMDERLNRLMSHCGPVTGCIFALLAVLNFLFLAFLRWMTPDSIIDVAIDATGPKGAWTKQYFWGKKGRVKEELPSS; from the exons ATGGCCCACGACGCCCTCTTCCACGCCAAGACCATGGGGCTGCGGACGGTCTTCACGGACCACTCCCTCTTTGGGTTTGCGGATGTCAGCTCGGTGCTTACCAACAAACTTCTGACGGTGTCCCTGTGCGATACGAACCACATCATCTGTGTCTCCTACACGAGTAAGGAAAACACGGTGCTGCGAGCAGCTTTGGACCCTCGGATAGTCTCTGTCATCCCCAACGCTGTCGATCCCACCGACTTCACGCCGGACCCGTCAAGGAGGGATGACAGTACAATAACAATTGTTGTTATCAGCAGACTTGTTTACAGAAAAG GTATAGATTTGCTTAGTGGTATAATTCCTGAGCTCTGTCAGAAATATCCAGAGTTACATTTCTTAGTTGGAGGAGAAGGACCAAAACGAATCGTACTGGAAGAAGTCCGGGAAAGATACCAGCTACATGACAG GGTACGTCTCCTAGGAGCCTTGGAACACCAGGATGTTAGAAATGTTCTAGTCCAGGGGCACATTTTTCTCAACACTTCCCTCACTGAGGCCTTTTGTATGGCAATTGTGGAAGCAGCAAGCTGTGGTTtacag gtGGTGAGTACAAGAGTTGGCGGGATTCCTGAGGTGCTTCCagaaaatctcattattttatgTGAACCTTCCGTGAAATCTTTGTGTGATGGATTAGAAAAAGCTATTGCCCAGCTCAGATCAGGAACACTACCATCTCCAGAAACTGTTCATAATAAAGTAAAGACATTTTATACATGGAGGAATGTAGCAGAGAGAACTGAGAAA GTGTATGACAGGGTTGCGGATGAAGTGGTTTTACCGATGGATGAGCGACTTAACAGACTAATGTCTCACTGTGGCCCAGTGACTGGGTGTATTTTTGCTCTTTTGGCTGTTCTGAACTTCCTTTTCTTGGCGTTTCTGAGGTGGATGACGCCAGATTCCATTATTGATGTTGCAATAGATGCCACGGGACCTAAAGGTGCATGGACTAAACAGtatttttgggggaaaaaaggaagagttaaaGAAGAACTTCCAAGCTCCTAA